In Arthrobacter sp. SLBN-112, a genomic segment contains:
- a CDS encoding glycosyltransferase, giving the protein MDNLYAVVVTYNRADFLRNLLHSFTLPGSAPAQVLVVDNASTDHTADVVAQAMSAGGPPIRYEKLDRNVGGAGGFSRGVELALEAGAEWLWLMDDDVEVLPGAVDALDKFTPEYSCMIGRRYDANGKPFFWQHHFVESLGVFLPVSRDVFKHSDVFGTNVGNFEGMLVKASVARDIGLPDPRFFITWDDLIYGWLAAQRTPVVYVNAFVIKKVRAQRQVDLGLRHLNDSSDLSRRYVMRNRGHVAHYLKAYGKYNRAGFAAGTALTFLKEMARLVLVERTLKGAGALWRGWRESRTILADTGWKPMPPVPAHPGSGSRRD; this is encoded by the coding sequence GTGGACAACCTGTATGCCGTCGTCGTCACGTATAACCGGGCCGACTTCCTGCGCAACCTGCTTCACTCCTTCACCCTGCCGGGCAGTGCGCCCGCGCAGGTCCTGGTGGTGGACAACGCCAGCACAGACCACACAGCGGACGTCGTGGCGCAGGCGATGTCCGCCGGCGGACCGCCCATCCGGTACGAGAAGCTGGACCGGAACGTGGGCGGCGCCGGCGGATTTTCCCGCGGCGTCGAACTGGCGCTGGAGGCGGGTGCCGAGTGGCTGTGGCTGATGGACGACGACGTCGAGGTCCTCCCCGGCGCCGTGGACGCCCTGGACAAATTCACTCCCGAGTACTCCTGCATGATCGGACGCCGGTACGACGCCAACGGCAAGCCGTTCTTCTGGCAGCACCATTTCGTGGAGTCGCTGGGCGTCTTCCTGCCGGTGTCGCGGGACGTGTTCAAGCATTCGGACGTGTTCGGCACCAACGTCGGAAATTTCGAGGGCATGCTGGTCAAGGCCTCGGTGGCCCGGGACATCGGACTGCCGGACCCGCGCTTCTTCATCACCTGGGACGACCTCATCTACGGCTGGCTCGCCGCACAGCGGACCCCGGTGGTGTACGTGAACGCCTTCGTCATCAAGAAGGTCCGTGCCCAGCGGCAGGTGGACCTGGGACTGCGCCACCTCAATGATTCCTCCGACCTCAGCCGCCGCTACGTGATGCGCAACCGCGGACACGTTGCGCACTACCTGAAGGCGTACGGCAAGTACAACCGGGCAGGCTTCGCGGCCGGGACCGCGCTGACGTTCCTCAAGGAAATGGCCCGGCTGGTCCTGGTGGAACGCACCCTCAAGGGAGCCGGCGCGCTGTGGCGCGGATGGCGCGAATCACGCACGATCCTCGCGGACACCGGGTGGAAACCCATGCCTCCGGTGCCTGCGCATCCGGGAAGTGGAAGCCGAAGAGATTAG
- a CDS encoding polysaccharide biosynthesis protein yields MSTDKAANPTTALGHSKRVAEKLTAWMAGQTQRKFVSVRFGNVMGSRGSMLPLFTEQIRVGGPVTVTDPDVTRFFMTIPEACQLVIQAGAIGAGGDVLILDMGEPVRILDVAQRMIAMSGKDVEIIYTGLRPGEKLHEELVGTGELDQRPLHPKISHTRATEQDPDKLDLNVWLARCEAEQGVSISDIPDDEADDAGAIRVAS; encoded by the coding sequence ATTTCCACCGACAAAGCCGCCAACCCCACTACCGCCCTTGGCCACTCCAAGCGGGTTGCCGAAAAGCTGACCGCCTGGATGGCCGGGCAGACACAGCGGAAGTTCGTCTCCGTCCGCTTCGGAAACGTCATGGGCAGCCGCGGCTCCATGCTGCCGCTCTTCACCGAACAGATCCGCGTCGGCGGTCCCGTCACCGTCACCGACCCTGATGTGACGCGGTTCTTCATGACCATTCCCGAGGCCTGCCAGCTGGTCATCCAGGCCGGTGCGATCGGTGCCGGCGGCGATGTCCTGATCCTGGACATGGGCGAACCGGTCAGGATCCTCGACGTGGCACAACGCATGATCGCCATGTCCGGCAAGGACGTGGAGATCATCTACACCGGACTGCGGCCGGGGGAGAAGCTGCATGAGGAACTGGTGGGCACCGGCGAACTGGACCAACGCCCGCTGCACCCCAAAATTTCACACACCCGGGCAACCGAGCAGGATCCGGACAAGCTCGACCTCAATGTCTGGCTGGCCCGCTGTGAAGCGGAACAGGGCGTCAGCATCAGTGATATTCCCGACGACGAGGCCGACGATGCGGGCGCCATCAGGGTTGCGTCATGA
- a CDS encoding glycosyltransferase family 4 protein, producing the protein MTPLLLVAVATLLASLLLPFAVKPWLVRMGVVDVPSARSSHVKATIRGMGVAAALATVIGYAAAVLLGVVTVDRSVAGVVLAIILACAVVGWIEDLRGLSIRGRAAAQLGIGAAGSVVLIVLTGQSFWWLPLAALAIAAYVNIANFMDGVNGISGLHGVTAGGAYALAGALTEQPWLTAGGAVLAMSFLGFLPWNLGRGSVFLGDVGSYMLGASVAALAVAGFLGGVYVEYVLSPILVYAADTGYTLLRRIKAGERWYASHREHVYQRLTDVGFSHLQSAAAVTACTVAVIILGFVAATASLPVVALCVAGTVLVLALYLASPDLIGRRRRRSKVTRLPVT; encoded by the coding sequence ATGACGCCGCTGCTATTGGTGGCAGTGGCAACCCTGCTGGCGAGCCTCCTTCTCCCGTTCGCGGTGAAGCCGTGGCTGGTGCGGATGGGGGTGGTGGACGTTCCGTCCGCCCGTTCATCGCACGTCAAAGCCACCATCCGTGGCATGGGGGTCGCTGCGGCCCTCGCCACCGTGATCGGGTACGCGGCGGCTGTGCTGCTGGGCGTCGTCACCGTTGACCGGTCCGTGGCCGGGGTCGTCCTGGCAATCATCCTGGCCTGCGCCGTCGTCGGCTGGATCGAGGACCTGCGCGGCCTGTCCATCCGCGGACGAGCAGCTGCCCAGCTCGGTATCGGCGCCGCCGGCTCCGTGGTCCTGATCGTGCTGACGGGCCAGTCGTTCTGGTGGCTGCCGCTCGCCGCGCTGGCGATCGCCGCGTACGTCAACATTGCCAACTTCATGGACGGCGTCAACGGCATCTCAGGCCTCCACGGGGTAACCGCCGGCGGGGCCTACGCGCTGGCCGGCGCGCTGACGGAACAACCGTGGCTCACGGCCGGCGGGGCCGTGCTTGCAATGTCCTTCCTCGGGTTCCTGCCATGGAACCTGGGCCGGGGCTCGGTCTTCCTGGGCGACGTCGGCAGCTACATGCTGGGGGCATCGGTGGCCGCCCTTGCGGTGGCGGGGTTCCTCGGCGGTGTCTACGTGGAGTATGTCCTCTCGCCCATCCTGGTGTATGCAGCGGACACCGGTTACACACTGCTTCGCCGGATCAAGGCGGGGGAGCGCTGGTACGCATCCCACCGCGAGCACGTCTATCAGCGGCTCACGGACGTTGGCTTCTCGCACCTGCAGTCGGCCGCTGCCGTCACCGCCTGCACGGTCGCCGTCATCATCCTCGGCTTCGTCGCCGCGACCGCGTCGTTGCCAGTGGTGGCCCTGTGCGTAGCAGGCACGGTCCTGGTGCTTGCCCTGTACCTGGCCAGCCCGGACCTGATCGGGCGGCGGCGGCGCAGGTCCAAAGTCACACGGCTGCCGGTGACCTAG
- the atpB gene encoding F0F1 ATP synthase subunit A: protein MIALALPAQDSGEFTPPGINEMHLPAILPWGAAEGFSKQMLLVLLSVVFIAVFFVLAARKQQLVPGKLQFAGEAAYGFVRNGIAKDIIGGRDFMKYVPLLFSLFFFILVNNIYGAIPVFQLPTFSHVGGAYVLAGLVYITWISIGIKKNGLRYFKLATVPSGVPWYILPIVIPIEIISNFAVRPVTHSLRLFATMLAGHLIVMIAGSGIEYLIMQENFLLKGTSVLVLAGAIAMYMLEALIMVLQAYVFTLLTAIYIEGALHADAH from the coding sequence TTGATCGCGCTTGCGCTCCCGGCCCAAGATTCAGGAGAGTTCACTCCTCCTGGTATTAACGAAATGCATTTGCCGGCAATCCTGCCGTGGGGTGCCGCAGAAGGATTCTCCAAGCAGATGCTGCTGGTCCTCCTCTCTGTCGTCTTTATCGCGGTCTTCTTCGTGCTGGCCGCACGGAAGCAGCAGTTGGTACCCGGCAAGCTCCAGTTCGCCGGCGAGGCCGCCTACGGCTTCGTCCGCAACGGAATCGCCAAGGACATCATCGGCGGCAGGGACTTCATGAAGTACGTCCCGCTGCTGTTCAGCCTGTTCTTCTTCATCCTTGTCAACAACATCTACGGCGCCATCCCGGTGTTCCAGCTCCCCACGTTCTCGCACGTGGGTGGAGCCTACGTTCTGGCTGGGCTGGTCTACATCACCTGGATCTCCATCGGCATCAAGAAGAACGGCCTTCGCTACTTCAAGCTGGCCACCGTCCCCTCCGGTGTTCCGTGGTACATCCTGCCGATCGTCATCCCGATCGAGATCATTTCCAACTTTGCGGTCCGGCCCGTCACGCACAGCCTCCGTCTGTTCGCGACCATGCTCGCCGGCCACCTCATCGTGATGATCGCCGGCTCCGGCATCGAATACCTGATCATGCAGGAGAACTTCCTGCTGAAAGGAACATCGGTCCTGGTCCTGGCGGGCGCCATCGCAATGTACATGCTTGAAGCCTTGATCATGGTCCTGCAGGCCTACGTCTTCACGCTGCTGACCGCGATCTACATCGAAGGCGCACTCCACGCCGACGCCCACTAG
- the atpE gene encoding ATP synthase F0 subunit C, whose translation MEGSINGSLNLIGYGLSAIGGGIGVGLVFAAYINGVARQPEAQRVLQPIAFLGLALTEALAILGLVFAFVLK comes from the coding sequence ATGGAAGGCTCCATCAACGGCTCCCTCAACCTCATCGGCTATGGCCTCTCGGCTATCGGCGGTGGTATCGGTGTGGGTCTCGTGTTCGCTGCCTACATCAACGGCGTTGCACGCCAGCCGGAAGCCCAGCGCGTCCTGCAGCCCATCGCATTCCTTGGCCTGGCGCTGACCGAAGCACTCGCCATCCTGGGCCTGGTCTTCGCTTTCGTTCTCAAGTAA
- a CDS encoding F0F1 ATP synthase subunit B translates to MHQLIISAAAEGDVNPLVPNGWEMLVVFVGFAILFFIVVKYVVPMFEKTFAERAEAIEGGIAKAEKAQAEASAALEEYKQQLTDARTEANRIREEARAEGAQILADLKEKAAAESARITAQAHAQIESERQAAVVSLRAEVGTLATTLAGRIVGEALDDDARAARVVDRFLADLESQNAGAAK, encoded by the coding sequence ATGCATCAGCTGATCATCTCAGCCGCCGCTGAGGGCGACGTCAACCCCCTTGTTCCCAATGGCTGGGAAATGCTGGTTGTCTTCGTTGGCTTTGCCATCCTCTTTTTCATCGTGGTCAAGTACGTTGTCCCGATGTTCGAGAAGACCTTCGCCGAGCGTGCCGAGGCCATTGAAGGCGGCATCGCCAAGGCTGAAAAGGCCCAGGCTGAGGCGTCTGCTGCACTCGAAGAGTACAAGCAGCAGCTGACCGACGCCCGCACCGAAGCAAACCGCATCCGTGAGGAAGCCCGCGCCGAAGGTGCCCAGATCCTCGCGGATCTTAAGGAGAAGGCGGCAGCAGAGTCTGCCCGCATCACCGCGCAGGCCCACGCACAGATCGAATCCGAGCGCCAGGCGGCCGTTGTGTCCCTGCGTGCGGAGGTAGGCACCCTGGCCACTACCCTGGCGGGGCGCATCGTGGGCGAAGCCCTCGACGACGACGCCCGGGCGGCACGGGTTGTGGACCGCTTCCTGGCAGATCTGGAGTCCCAGAACGCAGGTGCGGCTAAGTAA
- a CDS encoding F0F1 ATP synthase subunit delta gives MAGVSSESLAKALAALEAKLPTASLQLAKELFGILEMVDSSAGLRRALTDPSRSGDEKSALVRQLVGGKVSADAAEIAGGLASSRWASARDIGDALETLAATVVISVAENKSAVSASGITGLEELENDLFSFNQAVASSHELQRALSEPQAGVAAKATLAERLAPGASEEARVLITQAVSQPRGIKPTRLVERFAELAAKRQQRWIATVSVTRPLSQMQLARLQAGMNALYGRELKVNVSVDPSLIGGIRVQVGDEVLDASVITRLGELQRQLAG, from the coding sequence ATGGCAGGCGTATCGAGCGAATCGCTGGCGAAAGCCCTGGCCGCCCTGGAAGCGAAGCTTCCCACGGCGTCGCTGCAGCTGGCAAAGGAACTCTTCGGAATTCTGGAAATGGTGGACAGCTCGGCTGGTTTGCGCCGTGCCCTGACTGACCCTTCCCGCAGCGGCGACGAGAAATCGGCGCTGGTCAGGCAGCTGGTTGGCGGAAAAGTCTCCGCTGATGCGGCTGAGATCGCGGGCGGACTGGCCAGCTCACGTTGGGCATCGGCGCGCGACATCGGCGATGCACTCGAGACTCTTGCCGCAACGGTGGTCATTTCCGTTGCTGAAAACAAGTCGGCCGTTTCTGCCTCCGGAATCACTGGCCTGGAAGAATTGGAAAACGATTTGTTTTCCTTCAACCAGGCTGTTGCCTCCAGCCACGAGCTACAACGTGCTCTGTCCGAACCGCAGGCCGGCGTGGCAGCCAAGGCTACCCTCGCCGAGAGGTTGGCGCCCGGCGCCAGTGAAGAAGCCAGGGTGCTTATCACCCAGGCTGTCAGCCAGCCCCGTGGCATCAAGCCCACCCGGCTGGTGGAACGGTTTGCCGAACTGGCCGCCAAGCGGCAGCAGCGCTGGATCGCAACGGTCAGCGTGACGCGCCCCTTGTCGCAGATGCAGCTGGCACGCCTCCAGGCGGGCATGAATGCACTGTACGGGCGGGAACTGAAGGTCAACGTCAGCGTTGATCCGTCACTCATTGGCGGAATTCGCGTCCAGGTGGGCGACGAGGTACTTGATGCCTCGGTCATTACCCGGCTGGGCGAACTGCAACGCCAGCTGGCCGGCTAG
- the atpA gene encoding F0F1 ATP synthase subunit alpha, protein MAELTINADDVRNALNEFAASYEPGNAERVEVGRVTTAGDGIARVEGLPSVMANELLRFEDGTLGLAQNLDVREIGVIILGDFTGIEEGQEVHRTGQVLSVPVGDAFLGRVVDPLGMPIDDLGEIKAETTRALELQAPGVTQRKSVHEPMQTGLKAIDAMIPIGRGQRQLIIGDRQTGKSAIAIDTIINQKANWASGDVTKQVRCIYVAIGQKASTIAAIRQTLEDNGALEYTTIVASPASDPAGFKYLAPYAGSAIGQHWMYGGKHVLIVFDDLSKQAEAYRAVSLLLRRPPGREAYPGDVFYLHSRLLERCAKLSDELGAGSMTGLPLIETKANDVSAYIPTNVISITDGQIFLQSDLFNANQRPAVDVGVSVSRVGGAAQVKSMKKVSGTLKLDLAQYRDMQAFAMFASDLDAASRQQLTRGARLMELLKQGQYSPFPVEDQVVSIWAGTNGYLDDVPVEDISRFEAEFLEHLRHKSSILTTLAQTNVLDDDTVAALKSSIVDFKKGFFGQGDNHLVGAGHEEHDAISEGEVDQEKIVKQKR, encoded by the coding sequence ATGGCCGAATTGACCATCAACGCCGACGACGTCCGTAATGCGTTGAACGAGTTCGCGGCGTCCTACGAACCCGGAAACGCAGAGCGCGTAGAGGTTGGCCGTGTAACAACCGCAGGTGACGGCATCGCCCGTGTTGAGGGCCTTCCCTCGGTCATGGCGAACGAGCTGCTTCGCTTTGAAGACGGCACCCTGGGCCTGGCCCAGAACCTTGACGTGCGCGAGATCGGCGTCATCATCCTCGGTGACTTCACCGGCATCGAGGAAGGCCAGGAGGTCCACCGGACCGGACAGGTTCTGTCCGTTCCCGTTGGCGACGCCTTCCTCGGCCGCGTTGTCGACCCGCTGGGCATGCCCATCGACGACCTCGGCGAAATCAAGGCGGAGACCACCCGTGCCCTGGAGCTCCAGGCTCCCGGGGTGACCCAGCGCAAGTCCGTCCACGAACCGATGCAGACCGGGCTGAAGGCCATCGACGCGATGATCCCGATCGGCCGCGGCCAGCGCCAGCTGATCATTGGTGACCGCCAGACCGGCAAGTCGGCCATCGCGATCGACACCATCATCAACCAGAAGGCCAACTGGGCTTCCGGCGATGTCACCAAGCAGGTCCGCTGCATCTACGTCGCCATCGGCCAGAAGGCGTCCACGATTGCTGCCATCCGGCAGACCCTCGAAGACAACGGCGCGCTGGAGTACACCACCATCGTGGCTTCTCCCGCATCCGACCCTGCAGGCTTCAAATACCTGGCACCGTATGCCGGTTCAGCCATCGGCCAGCACTGGATGTACGGCGGCAAGCACGTCCTCATTGTGTTCGATGACCTGTCCAAGCAGGCCGAGGCCTACCGTGCAGTGTCACTTCTGCTGCGCCGGCCGCCGGGACGCGAAGCCTACCCGGGCGACGTCTTCTACCTGCACTCCCGCCTGCTGGAGCGTTGCGCGAAGCTCTCCGACGAGCTCGGTGCCGGCTCCATGACGGGCCTGCCGTTGATCGAGACCAAGGCGAACGATGTGTCCGCCTACATCCCGACCAACGTCATCTCCATTACTGACGGCCAGATCTTCCTCCAGTCGGACCTCTTCAACGCCAACCAGCGGCCTGCCGTCGACGTTGGTGTGTCGGTGTCCCGCGTTGGCGGCGCCGCCCAGGTCAAGTCCATGAAGAAGGTCTCCGGTACTTTGAAGCTGGACCTGGCCCAGTACCGCGACATGCAGGCATTCGCCATGTTCGCATCGGACCTGGACGCTGCATCCCGCCAACAGCTGACCCGTGGTGCGCGCCTGATGGAACTGCTGAAGCAGGGCCAGTACTCTCCGTTCCCGGTTGAGGACCAGGTTGTCTCCATCTGGGCCGGAACCAACGGCTACCTGGATGACGTTCCGGTTGAGGACATCAGCCGGTTCGAGGCTGAGTTCCTGGAGCACTTGCGCCACAAGTCCTCGATCCTGACCACGCTGGCACAGACCAACGTCCTGGACGACGACACCGTTGCAGCTCTGAAGTCCTCGATCGTGGACTTCAAGAAGGGCTTCTTCGGCCAAGGTGACAACCACCTGGTAGGCGCCGGCCACGAGGAGCATGACGCTATCTCCGAGGGCGAAGTCGACCAGGAAAAGATCGTCAAGCAGAAGCGCTAG
- a CDS encoding F0F1 ATP synthase subunit gamma, producing the protein MGAQIRVYRQKISSTTSMRKIFKAMELIATSRIGKARARVAASLPYANAITRAVSAVASQSEIDHPLTTEPEQIRRAAVLVITSDRGLAGSYSASVLKQAEGLNELLRAEGKEVKTYVVGRKAQAYFDFRNREYARVWTGGTDAPEFATAREIGAALLAEFATDFEEGGVDEIHVVYTRFKSMVTQEPTVIRLLPLEVVEEQAESESDLLPLYEFEPEAERVLDALLPRYIESRIFAAMLQAAASELAARQRAMKSAGDNATDLIKKYTRLRNTARQAEITQELSEIVAGADALAS; encoded by the coding sequence ATGGGAGCCCAGATCCGGGTCTACCGCCAGAAGATCAGCTCGACCACGTCGATGCGCAAGATCTTCAAGGCGATGGAACTGATCGCTACCTCGCGCATCGGGAAGGCCCGTGCGCGCGTAGCAGCTTCACTGCCTTACGCGAACGCGATCACGCGCGCCGTTTCTGCTGTCGCCAGCCAAAGCGAAATCGACCACCCGCTGACCACTGAGCCGGAGCAGATCCGCCGTGCCGCCGTCCTGGTAATCACCTCGGACCGCGGCCTGGCGGGTTCGTACTCGGCCAGCGTCCTCAAGCAGGCGGAAGGTCTCAACGAGCTGCTCCGGGCCGAAGGCAAGGAAGTCAAGACCTATGTCGTGGGCCGCAAGGCCCAGGCCTACTTCGATTTCCGGAACCGCGAGTACGCGCGGGTCTGGACCGGGGGAACCGACGCACCCGAGTTCGCTACTGCCCGTGAAATCGGCGCAGCGTTGCTGGCAGAATTCGCGACCGACTTCGAAGAGGGCGGCGTGGACGAGATCCATGTTGTCTACACCCGCTTCAAGTCCATGGTCACCCAGGAGCCGACGGTCATCCGCCTGCTCCCGCTTGAAGTAGTGGAAGAGCAGGCTGAATCTGAATCAGATCTCCTGCCGCTGTACGAGTTCGAACCGGAAGCGGAGCGTGTCCTTGACGCCCTGCTGCCTCGCTACATCGAATCCCGTATCTTCGCAGCCATGTTGCAGGCAGCAGCTTCCGAGCTTGCAGCCCGCCAGCGGGCGATGAAGTCCGCAGGCGACAACGCAACGGACCTGATCAAGAAGTACACGCGTCTGCGCAACACGGCCCGCCAGGCCGAGATTACGCAGGAACTCTCCGAGATTGTTGCCGGTGCCGACGCCCTCGCGTCGTAG
- a CDS encoding F0F1 ATP synthase subunit epsilon yields MAELEVEIVAADHFVWSGAAKMVKARTSDGEIGILPGHSPLLAILAEGELAIQPVSGDRIAVDVDGGFFSVDNNRVVIVADNAQLGGSATAGIR; encoded by the coding sequence ATGGCTGAGCTTGAGGTTGAGATTGTCGCAGCGGACCACTTCGTGTGGTCCGGAGCGGCCAAGATGGTCAAGGCCCGCACCAGCGATGGTGAAATCGGAATCCTGCCCGGCCACTCGCCCCTGCTGGCGATCCTGGCCGAAGGTGAACTGGCCATCCAGCCAGTGTCAGGGGACCGCATCGCGGTAGATGTTGACGGCGGGTTCTTCTCCGTGGACAACAACCGCGTGGTCATCGTTGCTGACAACGCCCAGCTGGGCGGCTCGGCTACCGCTGGGATCCGCTAG
- a CDS encoding DUF2550 domain-containing protein, with translation MDAPGISFIALAIVFGLLIFALCLSGVRRFNLRRALGTVDASICVAGNSWQMGVCRYQDNDLEWFRLISLSVRPKYTFKRSSLELLGRRKPTEAEAVKVQPDVVIVELRYEGQDLHLAMKFDAYTGLSSWLEAGPVIGVGTWR, from the coding sequence ATGGACGCGCCGGGTATTTCGTTCATCGCACTGGCAATCGTGTTCGGATTGCTGATTTTTGCACTGTGCCTTTCGGGGGTGCGCCGCTTCAACTTGCGGCGTGCCCTCGGCACGGTGGACGCCTCCATTTGCGTTGCTGGTAACAGCTGGCAAATGGGGGTTTGTCGTTATCAGGACAATGACCTCGAGTGGTTCCGGTTGATCTCCCTGAGCGTCCGGCCGAAGTACACCTTCAAGCGCAGTTCGCTGGAGCTCCTGGGCCGGCGCAAGCCCACTGAAGCCGAAGCCGTGAAGGTTCAGCCGGACGTGGTAATCGTCGAACTCCGCTACGAGGGACAGGACCTCCACCTGGCCATGAAGTTCGACGCCTATACGGGTCTTTCCTCGTGGCTCGAAGCCGGTCCGGTTATCGGCGTGGGGACCTGGCGCTAG
- a CDS encoding alpha/beta hydrolase-fold protein: MDWLSDIRLTDGPLFGTVLVLGLGGAAYLLVPPWRACDGPAYPLRAWAVRVLAGVATAFVVVATVHWILINVLTVFPEDIPDTVLLWLVPGLSALVLALLRMPRTSWTRRSTGIVAALLVMLLSTIQINAYFGLNRTVSDLLGTALARIPVLEQQLMRHPGESDGVPLQGWKPAGDLPAGGVLRKTAIPGTLSGMSNRDAYIYFPPAYFAANRPALPVLVLVAGQPGGPADWLTGGSIRGHMDSFAAAHGGVAPVVVIPDPNGSQSANTMCMDSKIAKADTYLSQDVPRWISSTLAVDTNHRHWAVGGFSFGGTCAIQMGTRHPDIYADVLGFSSEAEPAIAKERQKTIDAAFPGNPDDFIKQTPLEIMKHQRFDTSGMYLTAGQNDPEFVRNLHTLAAAAKDAGFTVQAHEVEHTGHSWDTSSKRFGDALAFLGSQWGLQW, translated from the coding sequence GTGGACTGGCTTTCAGACATCCGGCTTACGGACGGCCCCCTGTTTGGGACTGTCCTGGTATTGGGATTGGGCGGGGCGGCCTACCTCCTGGTACCACCTTGGCGCGCGTGCGATGGTCCTGCCTACCCGCTGCGCGCCTGGGCGGTCCGGGTCCTTGCGGGCGTCGCGACCGCTTTCGTCGTGGTGGCAACTGTCCATTGGATCCTGATCAACGTCCTCACCGTCTTCCCCGAGGACATCCCGGATACGGTCCTGCTGTGGCTGGTGCCGGGCCTGAGCGCCCTCGTACTGGCTCTGCTCCGGATGCCGCGGACCAGCTGGACCCGCCGTAGCACAGGCATTGTTGCGGCGCTGCTGGTGATGCTGCTCTCAACCATCCAAATCAATGCCTACTTCGGCCTGAACCGGACCGTCAGCGACTTGCTGGGAACCGCGCTTGCCCGGATACCCGTCCTGGAACAGCAGCTCATGCGGCACCCCGGCGAATCCGATGGCGTGCCGCTCCAGGGCTGGAAGCCCGCCGGGGACCTGCCAGCCGGCGGTGTCCTGCGGAAGACCGCCATCCCGGGAACCTTGTCCGGGATGAGCAACCGCGACGCCTATATCTACTTCCCGCCGGCCTATTTCGCCGCCAACCGTCCCGCCCTTCCGGTGCTCGTCCTGGTGGCCGGCCAGCCCGGCGGCCCCGCGGACTGGCTTACCGGCGGTTCAATCCGCGGCCACATGGATTCGTTTGCCGCGGCGCACGGGGGAGTGGCCCCTGTGGTGGTCATCCCGGATCCCAACGGATCACAGTCCGCCAACACCATGTGCATGGACAGCAAGATCGCGAAAGCCGACACGTACCTGTCGCAGGATGTGCCGCGGTGGATCAGTTCCACATTGGCCGTTGACACCAACCACCGCCATTGGGCCGTGGGTGGATTCTCCTTCGGCGGCACGTGCGCCATCCAGATGGGGACCAGGCACCCGGACATCTATGCGGACGTACTCGGGTTTTCCAGTGAAGCCGAACCCGCCATTGCCAAGGAGCGGCAAAAGACTATCGACGCAGCCTTCCCCGGAAACCCGGACGACTTCATCAAGCAGACTCCACTGGAGATCATGAAACACCAACGGTTTGATACCAGCGGCATGTACCTGACCGCGGGCCAGAACGATCCGGAGTTCGTAAGGAACCTCCATACGCTCGCCGCCGCCGCCAAGGACGCCGGCTTCACGGTGCAGGCGCACGAGGTTGAACACACCGGGCACTCCTGGGACACATCGTCAAAGCGCTTCGGCGATGCCCTGGCATTCCTCGGCAGCCAATGGGGGCTGCAGTGGTGA
- a CDS encoding cold-shock protein has translation MAQGTVKWFNAEKGFGFITPDDSDGDVFVHYSEIQTGGFKTLDENQRVQFEIGQGAKGPQATGVTLV, from the coding sequence ATGGCACAGGGAACCGTGAAGTGGTTCAACGCTGAAAAGGGCTTCGGCTTCATCACCCCGGATGACTCCGACGGCGATGTCTTCGTTCACTACTCCGAGATCCAGACCGGCGGCTTCAAGACCCTCGACGAGAACCAGCGCGTTCAGTTCGAGATCGGCCAGGGCGCCAAGGGTCCGCAGGCTACCGGCGTAACGCTGGTCTAG
- the nucS gene encoding endonuclease NucS, with amino-acid sequence MRLVIAHCSVDYVGRLKAHLPLATRLLLVKADGSVLVHSDGGSYKPLNWMSPPATLRVSSPDEVDLELGVVEQWTVQSAKTDDRLIINIHEKITESSHDLGVDPGLIKDGVEADLQRLLAEQIETLGEGYSLIRREYFTAIGPVDILARDADGATVAVELKRRGDIDGVEQLTRYLELLNRDPLLAPVRGIFAAQQIKPQAKVLANDRGIACVTLDYDAMRGVDDSESRLF; translated from the coding sequence GTGCGACTTGTCATAGCCCATTGCTCCGTTGATTACGTTGGCCGGCTCAAAGCCCACCTTCCCCTCGCCACCAGGCTCCTGCTGGTCAAGGCGGACGGCTCGGTGCTGGTGCATTCCGACGGCGGTTCCTACAAGCCGCTGAACTGGATGAGCCCGCCGGCTACGCTCCGGGTTTCATCCCCCGACGAGGTGGACCTGGAACTTGGAGTGGTGGAGCAATGGACCGTTCAGTCGGCCAAGACCGATGACCGGCTCATCATCAACATCCACGAGAAGATCACCGAATCCTCCCACGACCTCGGGGTGGACCCCGGGCTGATCAAGGACGGGGTCGAGGCCGACCTGCAGCGGCTGCTCGCCGAGCAGATAGAGACGCTGGGCGAGGGATATTCGCTGATCCGGCGCGAATACTTCACGGCGATCGGACCGGTGGACATCCTGGCCCGTGACGCGGACGGCGCCACCGTGGCCGTGGAACTGAAGCGGCGCGGTGACATCGACGGCGTGGAGCAGCTGACGAGGTACCTGGAACTGCTCAACCGCGATCCCCTGCTGGCACCGGTCCGCGGGATTTTTGCGGCCCAGCAGATCAAGCCACAGGCCAAGGTCCTCGCCAACGACCGCGGCATTGCCTGCGTCACGCTGGACTATGACGCCATGCGCGGCGTGGACGACAGCGAATCCCGGCTTTTCTGA